The following DNA comes from Polynucleobacter sp. MG-6-Vaara-E2.
TATTTACAGGGCAGCGGCGATCCAAAACTTATCCCCGAAGAACTTGCTAAGCTCATGAAAGACTTGCAAGCTCTCGGTATTCAAAAAATCGATGGGAATTTATTTTTTGACCGAAGTGCTTACGCTCCTAGCGTGATGGAACACAGCACAATTGACGGGGAATCACTTCGCGCCTATAACGTGCCGCCTGATCCCCTGCTTTATGCATTTAGAACGTTATCTTTTCAAATTGGAAAGTCACGTACTGGTAACTCCATTGACATTAGTTACACTCCCGCACTTTCTCAGCTGAAGGTAAATAATCAAATGAAATTGGTTGATCGGCCTTGTGATAACTGGAAAAGTAATACTCACTTCAAACTTGATCCCGAATCTGTAACCAATACAGATCAAGCACTCACCGCTCAGTTCTCCGGCATCTTTCCAAGCTCTTGCGGGGAAGTTAATTACAACGTTGCAGCCCTAGATGCGAATACCTTCTTAACTCAGGGATTTGCGGCGGCTTGGGAATTGTCTGGAGGCACTTGGGTGAACCCACCAATTGGGAAAGATGCTGCCGTACCACTTGCAGCAAAACTACTCCTGCAATTTGAAGGTATCAGTCTTGCTGATGATGTGCAGGATATAAATAAGTACTCCAATAATGTCATGGCACGTCAGCTATTGCTAACACTAGCGCTGGAGAAAATGGGTAAACCAGCAACGACTGCAAACGGTGAGCACGTTATTCAGAGTTGGCTAAAACAGAACGGTTTGAATTTCTCAGGACTGATCATTGAGAATGGCTCAGGACTCTCACGCAATGAAGCTATATCTGCCGGACAAATGAATCAATTGTTACTCACTGCACGCAATCTACCAATTGGGGAGATTTTTTATAGTAGCCTTCCCATTGCTGGTGTTGATGGAACGATGCGTCATCGACTCATGACTCAACTGCGTAAATTTTTACATCCCAAGAAAAAGCCTGAAGCTAGAATTAAAACAGGATCGCTTTCTGATGTACGTGCGATTTCAGGATACGTCCTGAGTAAATCTGGAAAACTATATGCTGTGAGTTCGTTTATTAATCATCCCAACGCCTGGAGAGGCTTGGATGCTCACGATCAATTACTATCGTGGTTACTTGAGGATGGCCCTGAACCAAAACAGGCGCGCTGAAGTCGATCTCTTACCCCATCCCACTCCTCGCCTACTGGCGGCTCAGGAAATAAAATGAGGTCCCAACCTTGTTGATCTAAGTCTCTCAAAGAACGATAAAGGCGACTAGCAAAAGTTCCGCTATCACTAGGCACTTCAACTTCCTCGAAGTGAACAGATGGATGACCATCATCACCTAAAGAAGATTCAAAATCCCAAACTGCTACAGCAACCCTAGACTTTGTATCCGGGAACTCACTAAGTGCATCCAAGACTCTTCCAGGTGCATATAGACGTAAAGGGGTTGTTGGTGCGTAATGCGCTTTTAGACTTCCCGATACTCTAGGCAGGCTATCTCCAGTCTTAAATTGTTCGCCTGCTTGATAAACTTTAATTCCTGTTTTAGCCAAAATCTCTTTGGGAGTAATTAATCCTGGGCGAAGCAATACTGGGTGATCGCTACTGGATAAATCAATGATGGTCGACTCAATACCCACCTCGCAGTCACCACCATCTAAAACCATTAATCCAAGCTCACCTTCAAACTCATGACGAACATCTGCTGCGCTAGTAGGAGATACTTTGCCAAAACGATTGGCCGAAGGCGCAACTACTCCACTCCTAAATTTTCTTAATAACTCCTGAGCCATTGGGTGTGCTGGAGCACGAATCGCGACAGTATCTTGGCCGCCAGTAATCTCACTTAAGACACTCTTGTCTTTTTTGAAAACCAAGGTTAAAGGGCCAGGCCAAAATGCATTGATTAGCTTTAAAGCATCCTCAGAGAGATCTCTGACCCATGGCACCAGCACTGGAGCCCAATCCACCTGAGTTTGATCAAATCTATCCGGTGCTGCTAAGTGCACAATCAAAGGATGGTTAGATGGTCTACCTTTGGTAGCGAAGACCTTCTTAATAGCCTCAGGATTTTTTGCATCGGCACCTAAGCCGTAGACCGTCTCCGTTGGGAAAGCAACTAAGCCACCATCGCGCAAGGTTTGCACTGCTTCATCGATCACTGCCGATGATTGCAGTGGCGTACTATCGCTGGACATTTTCTAGGGCTCGATACCTAATTCAGTGGCGACAGCTGCGCAGTTCTGACGCGCTTCATTGAGAGCCTCACCCAAGCAATTAATATGGCCCATCTTTCTGCCAATACGAGGGGCTGACTTGCCGTAGAGATGCAATTTCGCATCAGGATGAGCGAGCACTTTATTCCAAGCGGGCTCTTTAACTTGATCTTCACTACCCTCATACCAAAGATCACCCAATAAGTTCAACATAGACACGGGAGCTAACTGACGGGTATCTCCCAGAGGCAAACGTGCCATCGCTCTTACTTGCTGCTCAAACTGGCTACTGACACAGGCGTCCATCGTATAGTGTCCAGAGTTATGAGGACGAGGGGCAATTTCATTTGCAACAATATCGCCATTCTTTAGAACAAAGAATTCAACACAAAGCACACCTACATAATCAATTTTTCGAATGAGTGCCTTCGCAGCATCAATAATCTTTTTCTCTTGGGCAGGCTTGAGTGATGGTGCAGGAACTGTAGAGGTATGCAAAATACCATCACGATGAATGTTTTGAGAAACAGGGTAGGCAACCACAGCATCATCGTAGCCGCGCACTACCAAAGCAGATACTTCAAAGTCCAACTCCATGCGCTTTTCCAGCACACAGGGTACCTTGCCTAACTCCACCCAAGCGGCAGGAAGGTCTTCAGCCGTAGGCACAGTAATCTGACCCTTACCGTCATAACCCATGCGGGCCGTCTTCAGAATTCCAGGAAAAAGATCTGCTGGGGTATGCGCAATATCAGCATCATGCTCAATTACGAAATTAGGAGCCGGGCCAATATTAGTTTCAGATTTCCAGGTTGCTAAGAAATTTTTCTCAGCGATACGATTTTGCGCCAAAGAAACACAACTACTCCGGGGGGCAACAAACACTCCCAATGACTCAAGCTCATCCAAAGCTTGCGCTGGAACATTTTCAAACTCAGTGCTCACTGATGCACAGAGTGAGGCCATCTCTTTTAAGGCAGCAGAATCTGTGTAATCAGCTTGAATAAACTTTTCAGCAATTGAGCCCGCGGGACTATCGGACCCTGGATCTAACACACAAACTTTGTAGCCCATGGCTTGGGCCGCCTGAGTAAACATCCGCCCTAATTGACCACCGCCCAAAATTCCCAAATACGAACCCGGTAAGATGGGTTCCATATGATCTGCCATGTAATTAATATCCCGGCAGATTCATTGAGCGTGCAGTATCAGACTGCTTCGCACGAAACTCTTCTAAACGCTTAGCTAAATCAGCATCATGCAAAGCTAAGCCTGCAATCACATGTAATGCGGCATTTGCTGCGCCCGCCTCACCAATTGCAAAAGTAGCGACGGGGATACCTTTAGGCATCTGTACGATGGAATATAAAGAATCTTCTCCACGCAAATATTTACTTGCAACTGGAACACCGTAAACCGGAACAATAGTTTTGGAAGCTAGCATGCCCGGCAAGTGAGCAGCGCCGCCTGCACCAGCAATAATTGCTTGCAAGCCATTTTTCTGAGCATTTTCAGCATACTGAAACATATCATCAGGCATGCGGTGCGCAGAGAGGACTTTCGCTTCGTGAGCAATACCAAATTGCTCGAGCATCTGAGCAGCGTGCTGCATAGTGTCCCAATCTGAATTGGAACCCATCACTATTCCGACTATTGGCTTCTTGCTCATTTACCTCTCCAAATGCCCTAAATATCAACTAAGGATCTATTATCCCTGAGTTAAGCGAGTTAGGGCCTCACGGTACTTTTGGGCGGTCTTTTCAATAACGTCAGCAGGCAACTCGGGTGCAGGGGCTGTCTTAGGCCATAACTTACCGTTCACTTGAGCGGTTTCTAGCCAATCACGGACAAATTGCTTATCGTAAGACGGTGGATTTGAGCCAACATAATAGGTTTCTGCAGGCCAGAAACGGGAAGAATCAGCCGTCAGGATCTCATCCATTAAGACCAATTGACCAGCATCATCCAAGCCGAACTCAAACTTGGTATCCGCAATAATGATTCCGCGAGTAGCTGCATATTCAGAAGCTTCTTTATAAAGACGAATACTCACTTCACGAATTTGATTTGCGAGCTTCTCACCAATAAGCTCAATCACTTTTTCAAACGAGATATTTTCATCGTGCTCGCCAACTTCCGCTTTAGCAGCTGGAGTAAAAATCGGCTCTGGTAACTTTTGCGCATTCTCTAGTCCCGCAGGTAATGCGATACCACATACCTTGCCAGTTTCTTGATAGTCTTTCCAACCGCTGCCAGCCAAATAGCCGCGCACAACTGCTTCAACCAGAATTGGCTTTAACCGCTTTGCCACTACTGCGCGTCCTTTAACCTGCTCCACTTCATCGATAGGAACAACAGTGGCTGGATCAATTCCAGTCAAATGGTTTGGGATTACCTTGCCCAATTTATCGAACCAGAAGTTCGCCATTTGATTGAGAACAATACCTTTTTCTGGAATAGGCTCACCCATCACAACGTCAAATGCAGATAAGCGATCCGTTGTAATCATCAAAAGCTTGTCATCACCTAATGCATACACATCACGTACCTTACCTTTAGAGAGCAAAGGCAGTGACTTAATAGAAGTTGCGTAGAGAGCTGGCATGTTTTAGATCACTTCACAATCTGAGCTAACTTGCCGCTCTTGTATAGCTCTGCCATTTTTTCTAATGGGATAGGCTTAATTTTGGAAGCTTGACCGGCAGAACCAAATGCTTGGAAGCGTGCAATGCAGACTTTCTTAGCGGCTTCACGAGCCGGCTTCAAATAATCTCGTGGGTCAAATTTACTTGGATTCTCGAACATATAACGGCGGATGGCGCCTGTCATTGCCAAGCGAATATCAGTATCAATATTGATTTTGCGAACGCCATTCTTGATGCCCTCTTGAATTTCTTCAACAGGAACACCATAAGTCTCTTTCATGTCGCCACCGAACTCACGAATCTCTGCAAGCAGTTCTTGTGGAACACTAGAGGAACCATGCATTACGAGATGTGTATTCGGAATACGCGCATGAATTTCTTTAATGCGATCGATTGCCAAAATATCGCCAGTTGGCTTTTTGGTGAACTTATATGCGCCATGACTAGTGCCAATTGCAATTGCCAAAGCATCACACTGAGTCGCTTTTACAAAATCAGCGGCTTGCTCTACATCAGTCAGTAACTGTTCACGGGTCATCGTGCCATCTGCACCATGACCATCTTCTTTATCACCTTTCATCGTTTCTAATGAACCCAATACGCCAAGCTCTGCCTCTACTGTCACTCCGATGGAATGAGAGAACTTCACTACCTCTCTCGATACATCTACGTTGTACTCGTAACTGGCAACAGACTTTCCATCGGCCTCCAATGAACCGTCCATCATGACGCTAGTAAAACCGCTCTTGATTGCAGCCATGCAAACCGCCGGGCTTTGACCATGGTCTTGGTGCATCACGACTGGGATATGAGGGTAGGCCTCAACTGCAGCAGAAATTAAATGACGTAAGAATGCTTCTCCAGCATATTTACGTGCGCCAGCAGATGCTTGCATGATCACTGGGGAATCAGCCTCATTAGCCGCCTCCATGATCGCAGTCACTTGCTCCAAGTTGTTGACGTTAAAAGCCGGTAAACCATAGCCATTTTCGGCCGCATGATCCAAGAGTTGTCGTAAAGATACTAAAGCCATGATGTTCTCTTTATTTGTATGAAGTTAATAATTGAAATGGAATGAATGTGTTTATTTCACATGAATAATCTTGAGGGTATTGGTGCCACCAGGCTCACCCATAGGCTCACCAGAAGTCAACACGACGGTATCGCCCTTTTTAACTGCGCCCAATTTCTTTAGACATGCCTCTACCTCTTGTAGAGCAGTGTCACGATCCTTGGTGTAATCCAAACCAATAGGTGTGACATTACGGTAAGTACTTAATGCGCGCTGTGTAGCAATCTTTGAAGTTAAGGCAAAGATCGGCACATGAATGTTATGACGGCTCATCCAGATTGCAGTCGAACCTGAATCTGTCAATGCTGCAATCGCATCTGCATTTAAGTGATGAGCGGTAAATAAAGCGCCCAACGCTATGGTTTGATCAATGCGAGTAAAGGTTTGATCTAAGAAGTCTGTATCTAACTTCACGCGATCTGATTTCTCCGCTTCAACGCAAATCTCAGCCATTGCTTTAATGGTTTGCACTGGATACATTCCAGCTGCAGACTCAGCAGAAAGCATCACAGCATCGGTGCCATCTAAAACTGCATTAGCCACGTCACTAACTTCGGCACGGGTTGGAACTGGAGCGCTAATCATTGACTCCATCATTTGTGTTGCCGTGATTGTGAATTTATCCGCCTCACGCGCCCATGTAATCATCCGTTTTTGTAACGCAGGCACCGCAGCATTACCAACTTCAATGGCAAGATCACCACGGGCGACCATAATGCCGTCACTCTCAGCAATAATACTTTTGAGAGCCTCTGGCTCAATAGCCTCAGCGCGCTCTACCTTAGCAATCGTTCTAACCCTGCCTACACCATACTTGGCGCTAGCGGCATCCGCTAGCTTGCGCGCATAAGCCATATCTGCGCCATCTTTTGGAAAACTGATTGCCAGGAAATCAACCCCCATGGCGATTGCCGCATCTAAGTCTGTGATATCTTTTTCAGTCAATGCAGGTGCAGTCAAACCCC
Coding sequences within:
- the dacB gene encoding D-alanyl-D-alanine carboxypeptidase/D-alanyl-D-alanine-endopeptidase; this translates as MKKRIYRLTHLLLAILWIGLSCTPITTKARDLSIPAAITNSLERNQIPLDAVSISVVEIEPNKLGKHTAKSVLEWRAQNAMNPASTMKILTTLAGLDVLGPQYRWQTKIFTDGFIRQDTLKGNLYLQGSGDPKLIPEELAKLMKDLQALGIQKIDGNLFFDRSAYAPSVMEHSTIDGESLRAYNVPPDPLLYAFRTLSFQIGKSRTGNSIDISYTPALSQLKVNNQMKLVDRPCDNWKSNTHFKLDPESVTNTDQALTAQFSGIFPSSCGEVNYNVAALDANTFLTQGFAAAWELSGGTWVNPPIGKDAAVPLAAKLLLQFEGISLADDVQDINKYSNNVMARQLLLTLALEKMGKPATTANGEHVIQSWLKQNGLNFSGLIIENGSGLSRNEAISAGQMNQLLLTARNLPIGEIFYSSLPIAGVDGTMRHRLMTQLRKFLHPKKKPEARIKTGSLSDVRAISGYVLSKSGKLYAVSSFINHPNAWRGLDAHDQLLSWLLEDGPEPKQAR
- a CDS encoding L-threonylcarbamoyladenylate synthase — encoded protein: MSSDSTPLQSSAVIDEAVQTLRDGGLVAFPTETVYGLGADAKNPEAIKKVFATKGRPSNHPLIVHLAAPDRFDQTQVDWAPVLVPWVRDLSEDALKLINAFWPGPLTLVFKKDKSVLSEITGGQDTVAIRAPAHPMAQELLRKFRSGVVAPSANRFGKVSPTSAADVRHEFEGELGLMVLDGGDCEVGIESTIIDLSSSDHPVLLRPGLITPKEILAKTGIKVYQAGEQFKTGDSLPRVSGSLKAHYAPTTPLRLYAPGRVLDALSEFPDTKSRVAVAVWDFESSLGDDGHPSVHFEEVEVPSDSGTFASRLYRSLRDLDQQGWDLILFPEPPVGEEWDGVRDRLQRACFGSGPSSSNHDSN
- a CDS encoding 5-(carboxyamino)imidazole ribonucleotide synthase; the encoded protein is MADHMEPILPGSYLGILGGGQLGRMFTQAAQAMGYKVCVLDPGSDSPAGSIAEKFIQADYTDSAALKEMASLCASVSTEFENVPAQALDELESLGVFVAPRSSCVSLAQNRIAEKNFLATWKSETNIGPAPNFVIEHDADIAHTPADLFPGILKTARMGYDGKGQITVPTAEDLPAAWVELGKVPCVLEKRMELDFEVSALVVRGYDDAVVAYPVSQNIHRDGILHTSTVPAPSLKPAQEKKIIDAAKALIRKIDYVGVLCVEFFVLKNGDIVANEIAPRPHNSGHYTMDACVSSQFEQQVRAMARLPLGDTRQLAPVSMLNLLGDLWYEGSEDQVKEPAWNKVLAHPDAKLHLYGKSAPRIGRKMGHINCLGEALNEARQNCAAVATELGIEP
- the purE gene encoding 5-(carboxyamino)imidazole ribonucleotide mutase, which gives rise to MSKKPIVGIVMGSNSDWDTMQHAAQMLEQFGIAHEAKVLSAHRMPDDMFQYAENAQKNGLQAIIAGAGGAAHLPGMLASKTIVPVYGVPVASKYLRGEDSLYSIVQMPKGIPVATFAIGEAGAANAALHVIAGLALHDADLAKRLEEFRAKQSDTARSMNLPGY
- a CDS encoding phosphoribosylaminoimidazolesuccinocarboxamide synthase, with product MPALYATSIKSLPLLSKGKVRDVYALGDDKLLMITTDRLSAFDVVMGEPIPEKGIVLNQMANFWFDKLGKVIPNHLTGIDPATVVPIDEVEQVKGRAVVAKRLKPILVEAVVRGYLAGSGWKDYQETGKVCGIALPAGLENAQKLPEPIFTPAAKAEVGEHDENISFEKVIELIGEKLANQIREVSIRLYKEASEYAATRGIIIADTKFEFGLDDAGQLVLMDEILTADSSRFWPAETYYVGSNPPSYDKQFVRDWLETAQVNGKLWPKTAPAPELPADVIEKTAQKYREALTRLTQG
- the fba gene encoding class II fructose-bisphosphate aldolase (catalyzes the reversible aldol condensation of dihydroxyacetonephosphate and glyceraldehyde 3-phosphate in the Calvin cycle, glycolysis, and/or gluconeogenesis), coding for MALVSLRQLLDHAAENGYGLPAFNVNNLEQVTAIMEAANEADSPVIMQASAGARKYAGEAFLRHLISAAVEAYPHIPVVMHQDHGQSPAVCMAAIKSGFTSVMMDGSLEADGKSVASYEYNVDVSREVVKFSHSIGVTVEAELGVLGSLETMKGDKEDGHGADGTMTREQLLTDVEQAADFVKATQCDALAIAIGTSHGAYKFTKKPTGDILAIDRIKEIHARIPNTHLVMHGSSSVPQELLAEIREFGGDMKETYGVPVEEIQEGIKNGVRKINIDTDIRLAMTGAIRRYMFENPSKFDPRDYLKPAREAAKKVCIARFQAFGSAGQASKIKPIPLEKMAELYKSGKLAQIVK
- the pyk gene encoding pyruvate kinase, with the translated sequence MLRATKIIATLGPASEKPEVLRDMIRAGVDVVRMNFSHGTVADHKARHDLVRSISAEAGKEVGIMADLQGPKIRVGKFADSKILLKEGEKFILDVACEMGNQDRVGLDYKELPNDVKPGDRLLLNDGLVVLRVESVKGGEIFTLVEQGGPLSNNKGINRAGGGLTAPALTEKDITDLDAAIAMGVDFLAISFPKDGADMAYARKLADAASAKYGVGRVRTIAKVERAEAIEPEALKSIIAESDGIMVARGDLAIEVGNAAVPALQKRMITWAREADKFTITATQMMESMISAPVPTRAEVSDVANAVLDGTDAVMLSAESAAGMYPVQTIKAMAEICVEAEKSDRVKLDTDFLDQTFTRIDQTIALGALFTAHHLNADAIAALTDSGSTAIWMSRHNIHVPIFALTSKIATQRALSTYRNVTPIGLDYTKDRDTALQEVEACLKKLGAVKKGDTVVLTSGEPMGEPGGTNTLKIIHVK